One region of Skermanella mucosa genomic DNA includes:
- a CDS encoding MarR family transcriptional regulator, protein MNSKTANLRATFGFRLARIARHWRREIDDGLRPYGLTEATWLPLLHLSHMGNEAKQKDLAASLDIEGASLVRLLDALESSGLIERFDHETDRRAKVVRLTARGLDLLDGVNGVAAGIRRRLLLGVLDDEIASTLRIFDRIEQSYCLDHSDEEDREPKRAAG, encoded by the coding sequence ATGAATTCAAAGACGGCCAATCTCCGGGCGACCTTCGGGTTCCGGCTGGCGCGGATCGCGCGCCATTGGCGCCGGGAGATCGACGACGGCCTCCGCCCCTACGGCCTGACCGAGGCCACCTGGCTGCCGCTGCTGCACCTGTCCCACATGGGGAACGAGGCGAAGCAGAAGGATCTCGCCGCCTCGCTCGACATCGAGGGCGCATCCCTGGTCCGGTTGCTCGATGCACTGGAATCGTCGGGTCTGATCGAGCGCTTCGACCACGAGACCGACCGCCGGGCCAAGGTGGTTCGGCTGACCGCGCGCGGCCTCGACCTGCTGGACGGCGTCAACGGCGTCGCCGCCGGGATCCGCCGACGCCTGCTGCTCGGCGTGCTCGACGACGAGATCGCCTCCACGCTCCGGATCTTCGACCGGATCGAGCAAAGCTACTGCCTCGACCACTCGGACGAAGAGGATCGGGAGCCCAAGCGGGCGGCTGGCTGA
- a CDS encoding FUSC family protein gives MFLLDPRNLLFAAKAYGAAMLAIYIAFAMDLPHPSWSMLTVFVVAQPLAGMVQSKAAYRVIGTIVGSAFAVFAVTAFDGSPELLSLVLALWVGVCVYATVLERTPRSYAFMLAGYTAGFVAFPIVDTPAIIFDTAIARCQEIILGILCMVVVSQVVFPQRVGPQLIGRLTAWLNDAGRWSSDVLTDRAAGTAGEADRHRLIVNAAALDALRVHASYDTPELRGAEAGIRRLQRRLQMLLSNAVSIQDRLRTLRRTRPDLADAWSPLLADAASWIDGSGAAGRADRQRSRDGLLARIDAAAPSDGEIRRDADAMLVRSLAARVRDLILYWDESLALRDAIEAGERVAAREEVPSLHRDHLPAALSGAAASLAVLLCAGFWIATGWSHGYLAAMMAGVGASLFATLDDPAGAAAKFLNLAIVAMLLAGGYLLFVLPAVGSFPMLVVALAPVFIPLAAAIAVPVHIPVALPVLLTTAATLALQNTYTIDFAEFLNGGIAQVVGLGSAVVALSLTRSLGADWTVGRLMRAVRRDLARLAGDESGLDRRRFEGRMYDRLSGLVPRLALVSARPEGQHLMRDALAGLRVGLNLLALRRDRALLPEEAAAELSRVLAEVRGHFAGAGGDRSMDDLRAALDSAVARLSAMETGPAGTEVLLSLFGIRQALVHFQRPA, from the coding sequence ATGTTCCTGCTGGACCCCCGCAACCTGCTGTTCGCGGCGAAGGCGTACGGCGCCGCGATGCTGGCGATCTACATCGCCTTCGCGATGGACCTGCCGCACCCGTCCTGGTCGATGCTGACGGTGTTCGTCGTCGCGCAGCCGCTGGCCGGCATGGTCCAGTCCAAGGCCGCCTACCGGGTGATCGGCACCATCGTCGGATCGGCTTTCGCGGTCTTCGCGGTCACCGCCTTCGACGGCTCGCCGGAACTGCTGAGCCTCGTGCTGGCGCTGTGGGTCGGCGTCTGCGTCTACGCCACCGTGCTGGAGAGGACGCCGCGCAGCTACGCCTTCATGTTGGCCGGCTACACCGCGGGATTCGTGGCCTTTCCCATCGTGGATACCCCCGCGATCATCTTCGATACGGCGATCGCCCGCTGCCAGGAGATCATCCTGGGGATCCTCTGCATGGTGGTGGTCAGCCAGGTCGTCTTCCCCCAGCGGGTCGGCCCCCAGCTCATCGGGCGCCTGACCGCATGGCTGAACGATGCCGGCCGCTGGTCGTCTGACGTGCTGACCGACCGGGCCGCCGGCACCGCGGGCGAGGCCGACCGGCACCGGCTGATCGTCAACGCCGCCGCGCTGGACGCCCTGCGCGTCCACGCCAGCTACGACACTCCCGAGCTTCGGGGCGCGGAAGCGGGTATCCGGCGGCTCCAGCGCCGGCTCCAGATGCTGCTGTCCAACGCCGTGTCGATCCAGGACCGGCTCCGCACCCTGCGCCGGACCCGTCCCGACCTGGCCGACGCGTGGAGCCCCCTCCTCGCCGACGCGGCTTCCTGGATCGACGGCTCCGGCGCCGCCGGCCGGGCGGACCGGCAGCGATCCCGCGACGGGCTTCTCGCCCGGATCGACGCCGCCGCTCCGTCCGACGGCGAGATCCGACGCGACGCCGACGCCATGCTGGTGCGCTCGCTGGCGGCCCGGGTGCGCGACCTGATCCTGTACTGGGACGAAAGCTTGGCGCTCCGCGACGCGATCGAGGCCGGGGAGCGCGTCGCCGCCCGCGAGGAGGTTCCGTCCCTGCACCGGGACCACCTGCCCGCCGCCCTGTCCGGCGCCGCGGCATCCCTGGCCGTCCTGCTCTGCGCCGGCTTCTGGATCGCCACGGGATGGTCACACGGCTATCTGGCCGCGATGATGGCCGGCGTCGGCGCCAGCCTGTTCGCGACGCTCGACGATCCGGCCGGCGCGGCCGCCAAGTTCCTGAACCTCGCGATCGTCGCCATGCTGCTCGCCGGCGGCTACCTGCTGTTCGTCCTGCCGGCGGTCGGCAGCTTCCCGATGCTGGTGGTGGCGCTGGCACCCGTTTTCATACCGCTCGCCGCCGCCATCGCGGTGCCGGTCCACATTCCGGTGGCCCTGCCGGTCCTCCTGACGACCGCGGCGACGCTGGCGCTCCAGAACACCTACACGATCGACTTCGCGGAGTTCCTGAACGGCGGGATCGCCCAGGTGGTCGGCCTCGGCTCGGCGGTCGTGGCGCTGTCGCTGACCCGCTCGCTCGGCGCGGACTGGACCGTCGGCAGGCTGATGCGGGCCGTCCGGCGCGACCTGGCCCGGCTTGCGGGAGATGAATCAGGTCTCGACCGCCGCCGGTTCGAGGGCCGAATGTACGACCGGCTGAGCGGCCTCGTGCCCCGGCTGGCCCTGGTTTCGGCCCGGCCGGAGGGGCAGCACCTGATGCGCGACGCGCTGGCCGGCCTGCGCGTTGGTCTGAACCTGCTGGCGCTCCGCCGCGACCGCGCCCTGCTTCCGGAGGAGGCGGCGGCCGAGCTGTCGCGGGTGCTCGCCGAGGTCCGCGGGCACTTCGCCGGAGCCGGCGGCGACCGGTCGATGGACGATCTCCGGGCGGCGCTCGACAGCGCCGTGGCACGCCTGTCGGCGATGGAGACGGGACCGGCCGGCACCGAAGTGCTGCTCTCGCTGTTTGGCATCCGGCAGGCGCTCGTCCATTTCCAGCGGCCGGCGTGA
- a CDS encoding DUF1656 domain-containing protein yields MKELDIAGVYVAPILGWALIALVVWTVLRRLIDRFGASRWIWHRGLFDAALFVIVLGGVAAVAG; encoded by the coding sequence ATGAAGGAACTCGACATCGCCGGCGTCTATGTCGCGCCGATCCTCGGCTGGGCGTTGATCGCGCTCGTGGTCTGGACGGTGCTGCGACGCCTGATCGACCGCTTCGGCGCGTCGCGCTGGATCTGGCATCGCGGCCTGTTCGACGCGGCGCTGTTCGTCATCGTCCTGGGCGGCGTGGCGGCGGTCGCCGGATAA
- a CDS encoding efflux RND transporter periplasmic adaptor subunit — translation MKFTIPLTRIAVTLVTVAVAAVVGWYLWDYYMAQPWTRDGRVRADVIQVSPDVSGIVARVQVRDNQHVRRGDLLFTIDRDRYRLAVEQAQALVESRRADMVQHERDMDRQHRLSGGVVSVADREAAESAFAITRASFRQAQADLEMARLNLDRTDVRAVADGYVTNLELHVGDYVQSGSPALALVDSGSFHVVGYFEETKLPRIREGARVSVALMGHGRTFGGHVDSIASGIVDRERSQSPDLLANINPTFTWVRLAQRIPVRITLDDVPEGWRPRAGLTATVTILPDPAPADR, via the coding sequence ATGAAATTCACGATCCCCCTCACCCGCATCGCCGTCACGCTGGTCACGGTGGCCGTCGCCGCCGTCGTCGGCTGGTACCTGTGGGACTATTACATGGCCCAGCCCTGGACCCGCGACGGCCGGGTGCGCGCCGACGTGATCCAGGTCTCCCCCGACGTCTCGGGCATCGTCGCCCGCGTCCAGGTCCGCGACAACCAGCATGTCCGGCGCGGCGACCTGCTGTTCACGATCGACCGGGACCGCTACCGGCTGGCGGTCGAGCAGGCCCAGGCGCTGGTCGAGAGCCGCCGCGCCGACATGGTGCAGCACGAACGCGACATGGACCGGCAGCACCGCCTGAGCGGCGGCGTGGTCTCCGTCGCCGACCGGGAAGCGGCCGAATCCGCCTTCGCCATCACCCGGGCGAGCTTCCGCCAGGCCCAGGCGGACCTGGAGATGGCCAGGCTGAACCTGGACCGCACTGACGTGCGCGCCGTCGCCGACGGCTACGTCACCAACCTGGAGCTCCATGTCGGCGACTACGTGCAGTCCGGCAGCCCGGCCCTGGCCCTGGTGGACAGCGGCTCCTTCCATGTGGTGGGCTATTTCGAGGAGACGAAGCTGCCGCGCATCCGCGAGGGCGCCCGGGTCTCGGTGGCGCTGATGGGCCATGGCCGGACCTTCGGAGGCCATGTGGACAGCATCGCGAGCGGCATCGTGGACCGTGAGCGCAGCCAGAGCCCCGACCTGCTGGCGAACATCAACCCGACCTTCACCTGGGTCCGGCTGGCCCAGCGCATCCCCGTCCGGATCACCCTGGACGACGTGCCGGAGGGGTGGCGGCCCAGGGCCGGCCTGACCGCGACCGTGACGATCCTTCCGGACCCGGCTCCCGCGGACCGGTAG
- a CDS encoding uracil-xanthine permease family protein produces the protein MTAETLTKSVEIDAAADPERGDRSADIDHMPPLTQAVPLGIQHVLAMFVGNVTVPIILAKAVGATPDQIVFLVQAAMFVAGVATLVQTLGIGPVGAKLPIVMGTSFGFVPVMIPIAQAYGLPAVMGGALVGGLLMAAAGLYIRRINFLFPPVVTGTFVVMIGMILLPVGFAYVGGGFGAADFGAPRHLLLAALVFGVTLVFHQFFKGFLAMAAVLIGLLVGYVAAIPLGLVDFAKVSDAGWFQLPQPFAVGIEFHAAAIVAIGLMAVVTVAESIGDIAGTAIGGANREPTRRELSGGVMADGLMSSFAAVFNAFPQISFSQNVGLVALTGVASRYVVAIGGLFLIVAGLLPKLGALVSTVPNAVLGGAVVIMFGLITSAGMKMLSRIDFNKRNMLIIGVSLAVAIGLPAQKGLIAVAPHGLQTILESGLIPGAIAAILLNLLLPQGGGEEEGH, from the coding sequence GTGACAGCCGAAACCCTGACCAAGAGCGTCGAGATCGACGCCGCCGCCGATCCGGAACGGGGCGACCGCTCCGCCGACATCGACCATATGCCGCCCCTCACCCAGGCGGTCCCGCTGGGCATCCAGCACGTCCTCGCCATGTTCGTCGGCAACGTGACGGTTCCCATCATCCTGGCGAAGGCCGTGGGCGCCACGCCGGACCAGATCGTGTTCCTGGTCCAGGCGGCCATGTTCGTGGCCGGCGTGGCGACGCTGGTCCAGACCTTGGGCATCGGGCCGGTCGGCGCCAAGCTGCCGATCGTCATGGGCACCAGCTTCGGTTTCGTCCCGGTCATGATCCCGATCGCCCAGGCCTACGGCCTGCCCGCCGTGATGGGCGGCGCGCTGGTTGGCGGCCTGCTGATGGCGGCGGCCGGCCTCTATATCCGCCGGATCAACTTCCTGTTCCCGCCGGTCGTCACCGGCACCTTCGTGGTCATGATCGGCATGATCCTGCTGCCGGTCGGGTTCGCCTATGTCGGCGGCGGCTTCGGCGCCGCCGACTTCGGGGCGCCCCGCCACCTGCTGCTGGCCGCCCTGGTGTTCGGCGTCACCCTGGTGTTCCACCAGTTCTTCAAGGGCTTCCTGGCCATGGCGGCCGTGCTGATCGGTCTGCTGGTGGGATATGTCGCCGCCATCCCGCTCGGCCTGGTGGATTTCGCCAAGGTGAGCGACGCCGGCTGGTTCCAGCTGCCGCAACCCTTCGCGGTCGGGATCGAGTTCCACGCCGCCGCGATCGTCGCGATCGGCCTGATGGCCGTCGTCACGGTGGCCGAATCCATCGGCGACATCGCCGGCACCGCGATCGGCGGCGCCAACCGCGAGCCGACCCGGCGCGAGCTGTCGGGCGGCGTCATGGCCGACGGGCTGATGAGCAGCTTCGCCGCCGTCTTCAACGCCTTCCCGCAGATCAGCTTCAGCCAGAATGTCGGGCTTGTCGCGCTGACCGGCGTCGCCAGCCGCTACGTGGTGGCGATCGGCGGCCTGTTCCTGATCGTGGCCGGACTGCTGCCCAAGCTGGGCGCCCTGGTGTCGACCGTGCCGAACGCCGTGCTGGGCGGGGCCGTCGTGATCATGTTCGGCCTGATCACCAGCGCCGGCATGAAGATGCTGAGCCGGATCGACTTCAACAAGCGCAACATGCTGATCATCGGCGTCTCGCTCGCCGTCGCGATCGGCCTGCCGGCCCAGAAAGGCCTGATCGCGGTGGCCCCGCACGGCTTGCAGACGATCCTGGAATCCGGGCTGATCCCCGGCGCGATCGCCGCGATCCTGCTCAACCTCCTGCTGCCCCAAGGCGGCGGCGAGGAAGAAGGCCACTGA
- a CDS encoding 8-oxoguanine deaminase — translation MRLWIKDPLAILADGADRGIVIEQGRIVERVAAGREPAVPADQVFDAGGHVVIPGLINTHHHFYQTLTRALPAALDKELFPWLKALYPVWARLDARALESAVTVAMAELMLSGCTTTADHHYVFPAGLENAIDIEAGVARRLGMRAVLTRGSMNLSERDGGLPPDGVVQDEDTILEDSLRLIEAHHQRGDGAMVQIALAPCSPFSVTRSLMTRTAELAERHDVRLHTHLAETEDENAFCLETLGRRPLDYLEDCGWLSGRVWLAHGIHFTPAEIDRLAAAGTSVTHCPCSNQVLASGMCPVHGMERAGVKVGLGVDGSASADSSNLMQEVRAAFLLQRLQYGVSAVSHRDALRWATAGSAACIGRGDLGTLAEGFQADLALFKLDELRFAGHGDPLAALVLCGAHRADRVMIAGRWTVEDGRIAGLDTAELARTHQSIARRMTADA, via the coding sequence ATGCGGCTCTGGATCAAGGACCCCCTCGCCATCCTGGCCGACGGCGCCGACCGCGGGATCGTCATCGAGCAGGGCCGGATCGTCGAACGGGTGGCGGCGGGCCGGGAGCCCGCCGTCCCCGCCGACCAGGTGTTCGACGCGGGCGGCCATGTCGTGATTCCCGGCCTGATCAACACCCACCACCACTTTTACCAGACCCTGACCCGCGCCCTGCCCGCCGCCCTGGACAAGGAGCTGTTCCCCTGGCTCAAGGCACTCTATCCCGTCTGGGCCCGGCTCGACGCGCGGGCCCTGGAGTCGGCGGTCACGGTGGCGATGGCGGAACTGATGCTGTCCGGCTGCACCACCACCGCCGACCACCATTACGTGTTCCCCGCCGGGCTGGAGAACGCGATCGACATCGAGGCCGGCGTGGCCCGCCGGCTCGGCATGCGCGCCGTGCTCACCCGGGGCTCCATGAACCTGTCCGAGCGCGACGGCGGCCTGCCGCCCGACGGCGTGGTCCAGGACGAGGACACCATCCTGGAGGACAGCCTGCGCCTGATCGAGGCCCACCACCAGCGGGGCGACGGGGCGATGGTGCAGATAGCGCTGGCGCCCTGCTCGCCCTTCTCGGTGACCCGGTCGCTCATGACCCGGACGGCGGAACTGGCGGAACGGCACGACGTGCGCCTGCACACCCACCTCGCCGAGACGGAGGACGAGAACGCCTTCTGCCTGGAGACCCTGGGCCGCCGCCCGCTCGACTACCTGGAGGACTGCGGCTGGCTCAGCGGCCGCGTCTGGCTGGCGCACGGCATCCATTTCACCCCCGCCGAGATCGACCGGCTGGCCGCGGCCGGGACTTCGGTCACCCATTGCCCGTGCAGCAACCAGGTGCTGGCGTCCGGCATGTGCCCGGTCCACGGGATGGAGCGCGCCGGCGTCAAGGTCGGTCTCGGCGTGGACGGTTCCGCCTCGGCCGACAGTTCCAACCTGATGCAGGAGGTCCGGGCCGCCTTCCTGCTCCAGCGCCTTCAATACGGCGTGTCGGCGGTGAGCCACCGCGACGCGCTGCGCTGGGCGACCGCCGGCTCGGCGGCCTGCATCGGCCGAGGGGACCTCGGCACCCTCGCGGAGGGGTTCCAGGCCGACCTCGCCCTGTTCAAGCTGGACGAACTGCGCTTCGCGGGGCACGGCGACCCTTTGGCGGCCCTGGTGCTGTGCGGCGCCCATCGGGCCGACCGCGTCATGATCGCCGGCCGCTGGACGGTCGAGGACGGCCGGATCGCGGGACTGGACACCGCGGAGCTTGCCCGCACCCACCAGTCCATCGCCCGCCGGATGACGGCGGACGCCTGA
- a CDS encoding phytanoyl-CoA dioxygenase family protein, with product MLSKEQIAEFRSAGYLVLPGFVSRSECQALLDYSRALAAQLAWEVKRMAFLPKLGDAEHEGYFLSSGDKIRIFFDQEQPAAGGSHDPAWRGVDKIGHALHDLDPLFDGFSRDPRLGRICDQVGMADPRLLQSMVIFKQAHTGGEIGNHQDAAWLYTEPQSVLGFWFALEDATTENGCLWVEPGGQRRGLLSRFRRRPEGGAALERLGGLDDFSTADFVPLEAEAGTMILMHGLTPHRSGPNRSPRPRGAYALHVIDGACHYPEDNWLQRPADMPLRGFEPVGVALEG from the coding sequence GTGTTGAGCAAGGAACAGATCGCCGAATTCCGATCGGCTGGTTATCTGGTGCTGCCTGGTTTCGTATCCCGCTCCGAATGCCAGGCGCTTCTCGACTATTCACGGGCACTTGCCGCGCAGCTCGCCTGGGAGGTGAAGCGGATGGCGTTCCTGCCGAAGCTGGGGGATGCCGAGCACGAGGGCTATTTCCTGTCCTCGGGCGACAAGATCAGGATCTTCTTCGACCAGGAACAGCCGGCGGCCGGCGGGTCACACGATCCGGCCTGGCGGGGCGTGGACAAGATCGGCCACGCCTTGCACGACCTGGACCCGCTGTTCGACGGCTTCTCCCGCGATCCGCGCCTGGGGCGCATCTGCGACCAGGTCGGCATGGCCGATCCGCGTCTGCTCCAGTCCATGGTGATCTTCAAGCAGGCGCATACCGGCGGCGAGATCGGCAACCACCAGGACGCGGCATGGCTCTATACCGAGCCCCAGAGCGTCCTGGGGTTCTGGTTCGCGCTGGAGGATGCGACGACGGAGAACGGCTGCCTCTGGGTCGAGCCCGGAGGGCAGCGGCGCGGGCTGCTGTCCCGGTTCCGGCGCCGGCCCGAGGGTGGTGCGGCCCTGGAGCGGCTGGGAGGGCTGGACGACTTCTCGACCGCCGACTTCGTGCCGCTCGAAGCGGAGGCCGGCACGATGATCCTGATGCACGGGCTGACGCCGCACCGGAGCGGTCCGAACCGGTCGCCCCGCCCGCGCGGCGCCTATGCCCTCCACGTGATCGACGGCGCCTGCCACTACCCCGAGGACAACTGGCTCCAGCGGCCGGCCGACATGCCGCTCAGGGGCTTCGAGCCGGTCGGCGTCGCCCTGGAGGGGTGA
- a CDS encoding ATP-binding response regulator translates to MVVMHIESANSGWSDRRQPFVLVVDDDPVARFLYRQALEQEGFQVADASDGGPALAMFQEREPDLVLLDVLMPGMDGFATCAALRRLPMGIGAHVPVLMVTGLDDVGSIRAAYDAGATDFVTKPINWTILIQRLRYMLRANESLRRLGESERRLAQAQRIAALGSWDWDIRSGEMTWSREMFRLLGYEAADDGPPEVRPSLSAVMDRVHPDDRAHFGASIDRILAAGALVEKRIDVRIAGIGEQDLDDARIIRFTGRMMLDRRGSVVRAVGVAQDITERRRGEDTLRKALQQAEAANRAKSDFLANMSHELRTPMNAILGFTEIMDMKLYGPLGNDHYQDYVRLIHESGEHLLQLINAILDLSKAEQGMIELREDRIDVCGTVRACRRLLQTQADAKHIVLALDLPDQPPILWADEFRVRQILLNILSNALKFTPDGGKVTLRIRCDSSGGDSAGEQSGGLVFEVADTGIGMRVEDIPIALAKFGQIDSSLSRRYDGTGLGLPLTKRLTELHGGSLRIQSLLGVGTTVTVTFPRSRLLADRRRMATEGETVFPNIRPLLKQTASS, encoded by the coding sequence ATGGTCGTCATGCATATCGAATCAGCAAACTCCGGCTGGAGCGATAGGAGGCAACCCTTCGTTCTCGTCGTCGATGACGATCCGGTGGCTCGATTTCTCTACCGTCAAGCTTTGGAGCAGGAAGGCTTCCAGGTTGCGGATGCGAGCGACGGCGGCCCCGCGCTTGCCATGTTCCAGGAGCGCGAGCCCGACCTGGTGCTGCTCGACGTTCTCATGCCGGGAATGGACGGTTTCGCGACCTGCGCCGCCCTGCGCCGCCTGCCCATGGGTATCGGCGCCCACGTACCGGTCCTGATGGTCACCGGGTTGGACGACGTCGGGTCGATCCGCGCCGCCTACGATGCCGGGGCGACCGACTTCGTCACCAAGCCGATCAACTGGACGATCCTGATACAACGCCTGCGTTACATGCTGCGGGCGAACGAAAGCCTGCGCCGGCTGGGCGAAAGCGAGCGGCGGCTGGCTCAGGCCCAGCGCATAGCTGCACTGGGCAGCTGGGACTGGGACATACGATCGGGAGAGATGACATGGTCCCGCGAGATGTTCCGCCTCCTGGGCTACGAGGCCGCCGATGACGGTCCCCCCGAAGTCCGGCCGAGCCTTTCCGCCGTGATGGACCGCGTGCATCCGGACGACCGCGCACATTTCGGGGCCTCCATCGACCGCATCCTCGCGGCGGGCGCGCTGGTCGAGAAAAGAATCGACGTCCGCATCGCCGGGATCGGAGAGCAAGACCTCGACGACGCGCGGATCATACGCTTCACGGGTCGAATGATGCTTGACCGTCGCGGGAGCGTGGTGCGCGCCGTCGGCGTGGCGCAGGACATAACCGAACGGCGGCGCGGCGAGGACACGTTGCGCAAGGCGTTGCAGCAGGCCGAGGCCGCGAACCGCGCCAAGTCGGACTTCCTGGCGAACATGAGCCATGAGTTGCGCACGCCCATGAACGCGATCCTGGGCTTCACCGAGATCATGGACATGAAGCTGTACGGACCGCTCGGCAACGATCATTACCAAGACTACGTGAGGCTGATTCATGAGAGCGGCGAACATCTTCTGCAGCTGATCAACGCGATCCTGGACCTGTCCAAGGCCGAACAGGGCATGATCGAACTTCGCGAGGATAGGATCGACGTCTGCGGGACCGTGCGGGCCTGCCGCCGACTGCTCCAGACGCAGGCCGACGCCAAGCACATCGTCTTGGCACTCGACCTGCCCGATCAGCCGCCGATCCTGTGGGCGGACGAGTTCCGGGTCAGGCAGATCCTGCTGAACATCTTGTCGAACGCGCTGAAGTTCACTCCCGACGGAGGAAAGGTGACCCTTCGGATCCGCTGCGACTCCTCCGGCGGAGATTCCGCAGGGGAACAGTCGGGCGGCTTGGTGTTCGAAGTCGCCGACACGGGCATCGGAATGCGGGTCGAGGATATCCCGATCGCCCTGGCTAAGTTCGGGCAAATCGACAGCTCGCTGTCGCGCCGCTACGACGGTACCGGCCTGGGTCTGCCGTTGACAAAGCGGCTGACCGAACTCCACGGCGGATCGCTGCGCATCCAAAGCCTCCTTGGTGTCGGTACGACGGTGACGGTGACCTTCCCACGAAGCCGTCTACTCGCCGACAGACGGCGGATGGCGACTGAAGGCGAGACGGTTTTCCCAAATATTAGGCCTTTATTAAAACAAACTGCCTCAAGTTAG